The Colias croceus chromosome 19, ilColCroc2.1 genome contains the following window.
TGCAAATTATTGTTCCTGCAAATGTTGTGTAACACAGCAGTGGCAATAATTACTGCTTGCGCTTTTGGTAAGGATAAGCGCAATGTAAGCGCCACTACAGGAAATCGTCGCTTCCAAACACCGAATGTtctgaaataaagaaataatatattatggtgAACTGCTTCACTACACACAAAATTTTGTGTAGCTCCTAACCTTACTAGCCTAGGTAGGTCCTATTATACTAAGATTGTGTTGGAGTCCATCAAATTAAACTATTGAATTAACTTTAGAATCCTAGGGATTAAAGTTGTTTATGAAATTACCTCTCTATGGTATTTCTAGTTCTTATGTGTGCTTCATTGTATCGCTGTTCTGCTTCATTAACAGGATTTAAAACAGgtgttaataaataagatCTATTTGGATAAGCACTGTCACCAAGCATCCAGCGGTTACCAAACAGACCTGCATCACATTGAGCTGTAAACAAGTAgacaatattatatgtttatagATATTTACTAAGGTTTCTTACAacttttaaaaagataaatgagTATAGTAAAAGTTAATGCATAACTGCACATTACACACCTCTAAGAACAGAGTTGTTGAAAATTGTGGCGTCATGTGTTGAACCTGGCCATCGAGCAACTACATTCATGAATCTTAGATCAGCATCACAGATTGCTTGCACATTTAAGGAAAAGTAACCCTTGCGATTTCTAAATTCTTCTCCTATTATTTGACCTGCATGTAACCATAATTTAGGtcagtaattaaataataacaaactcAAATGTGTAATAAGCTATCAAAAACTTACATGGTGACTGAATACGTATATGAGTGCAATCAATTGCAGCAAGAACACGAGGAAACCGAGCAATTCTGTAAAATTTTTCTGCACTTTGTTGGTGAACAGCAATGTATTCATCATACAAGCTGGCGATTGCTGATGATATATCGCGTACAATTCGGCCTGCTGTTGATGTAGAGACTCCAACAAAGTCAGCTACAGAAATTAACATTGTGCCCAATGCGTAAAACCTCAATGTTAATAACAGTTGATGTAGTGGTGAAACCCCGTGattcctataaaataaaaacattaaagatGGATAATTAAGATCTATGAAAAATGATAACTTAATTTTTCTGAAGATTACATAGgttggtaggtacctacctggTGGAAGTTACACGGACTAAAGGCATCAATTGTGTTAACAGAGTATTCACTACAGTTTTAGATAATCTGAACCTGAAGGTGAACTCAGCATCATCCAGACTCTGCATATAGTTGACCCTTTTGATCCTGCGAGCACTAGCGCGTTGTCTCTCCTCATCAGCTTCGCTATCGGTTTCGGTATCCGAGTCCGATAACAGAGCAAGTAGCTCCATATCGCTATCATCACTATCGTcgctaaataatatatttgccatttttttatgtttctgTACTATATACTTCAACAAGCTTGCGACAAACCGTACAATTTTAAGGATTGGTATCTGCGATTATTAACACCGATCGAAGTAAATGTCAAAATGGACGGATTGGTTATTGGCAAGCACAAACTGTCACTTTCGAACAGAGGCCAACCTTTAATCTGTGATTCACCCTCCCAAAGATTGACTGATTTTTGAGATAGCAAACTCAATCCGGGGATCGCTTATTGGCATGATTTATGCGAAAAATGGATTGATATATCAATCAGAGATGGGCAAAACGGGATCAagattgattattaatttcgggcgtaaaatggctctactatagctatcttgtcctgcgaggttgccggtgttttacaagtaaccctgtatatataataattagagatactataactttttattgaagtaaatataaataaataatagggggattgatcatattatttacttacttacaTACATGAAAACTAAgcatgaaaaaaatacaacaataatgtaataaattaaaatatcttcaatattatgaaaaaaactttaaaactatttCCAAAAAAGCATTAGGATCTTCAGCATGTACGTTATGCCCGACATCTTTTATGTACTCTAGCTTTGCgtttggaaaatattttttaatgccCGGTAAATCTTCACGTCTGAAATTATAATGtgattgatttaaattaattcgtaatttttcatagatttataataattatatgtataaattatttatacatatacttatttcgtgaaattatatttctgcCTGATTTCTTCCTATCAGATCTTTAGTgtagtacctactacctaataattatattttaattagaagAAAGGTGTAGATAAATTGAAAGCGCTTTTAGCGCTCTTAGAGCGAGCGGTAGGTTAAAATTTGGTTAAAATGTTGCTAATTATCAGAATTGACTGCTAGTGTCTTTGTCACTCACGATAATAATTGAATCATAGGATCTTACTTTGACTTAGAATCGTGTGTGCTTTGAAGGCTTTGTGTGCCGTTTTTGAATCGAATGTTGTGTTGTACTACACTTACACTAACTtatctaggtaggtacaaatttttttctgtgttttttgaagtgaaacttctttatcggggttggaaaaaaatttagtgtaacgtTTTTTCGTTACGTAGTGTAATGTAATGTCTGATATAATAAAGATTGCAAAATGCATTAAAACATACGGTAGATAATTTGATTCTTCTCCTCCAATAAATAAAGTAGGACCTGAGTACTGTTTTCCAGCGAGTCCACTTGGAAAAGTAGCGATGTCTGTAAAATGCTTATTCAGAGCATCCAAGTTGCAGAGCCAGCCATACGAGCCATCAGGCTTTAACCCAACATTAATCAAAAGGAAACCGGATGATTCTGCCTTAACCAGACCCGATTTCACGAGGTTATCCTTAGCTATACTTCGGGCGTTGCTGATATTGTTAACACCTTTAAAATTGACTGCCTTCATAACTCCTATTAATTTAGGAAAAAAGTCATTCAATATTCCGGCAGTTGATACTGGTGATATATCGACAACTATTAAACTCTCCACTAACGCAGgctgaaacattttttttttcatattttttttatattactagGCGAATTACATCTGAGGCATTTATATACCAAActcaagttttaaataatcgcatgatatttacaaatatataagaCCACGTAGTTAAAGTGgttttttataacaatgaatcatatttataatatttttgaacttTAACTAAAAGATGTTAATTGAGGATACGGTGAAAGGCTAAAGGTTCACGGATATGAATCAATATCAAACCTCGGTCAGCGCCAAAACCATGCCAGTCCGACCTCCCATACTATGACCAATAATATGTGAAGACTTTATTGACAACTTTGCAATCAGCTTCGATATATCGCTAGCCAATTCCATGTATGTATGAGATTCAGTATGCGGACTTTCTCCATGATTCCTCACATCGACCGCTATTACAGTTTTACTACTGCTTTCATTGATCCTTTTCGAGACACTCTCCCAATTTTTCTTCATACCCAACAATCcatgtatgataataacaGGTGCAACATTGTAATTCTCGTTTCCATGAACTTTATACACCAAGTCAACCGCAGATCTTGACTGATCATATTTCGTCAAAGGCAaacattttaagaaaaaaacttTGTTTGCAAGTTTCGATAAAAATAGAGGAGTCATGCAATAACTTATACTATTTATAATCaaggaacataatatattagcgGACTAGTTTACGACGACATGCAGCAAGTAATCTATGGTTGACGTGCTCGATGAGCAAGATGACTTGTAAAATATgtcatttgttatatttttttttaaatatgagaGTATCTGCCAAGTATCTGCCTACTTTTTTAGGCTTTAATTAACAACACAGAAAGACAACAACACtcctaaaattttaaacaattattttaatatacttattgtAAAGTTTAACACCTAGTTAGCTCATGAATcgctaataattaatttcatgtaGTAAATGATTAATTGCTGTGATTAATTGTCATTTAAACAAATACCTATGtgcaataaaaaacataaagaagtatttaaatctttattcATTAGTCCTAAGGAAAGCGATAGCAACCTCTAAAAAGCTTTTTGGGTCATCAATGTGCAAACTGTGTCCAGTTTGAGGTATATAGGAGATCACGGCACGTGGAAACATTTCACGAATACCATTCAAATCATCAGgtctgtaaaataaataataaataaatattttgctcTAGATAATTTTACGCTGTAGAGGTTTCTATAGGTACATTATCCTTATccttagtattatattataaatgtgaatgtGTGTTTAGTTTCTTTTTTTCCCTTTTTTTCAAGCTGTAATGGAGTGATTTTATGTAATGATTTTTGTGCCTTGAGATACTTAGGAGACAAGAAAGTGCTGTAGGTGCAATTTTTTACTGCGGTGAAAGTGAAACATCTCATTCCCAGTTCCCATGGGAATTTCTTACGACTGCAAGTGCGACGTCACGGTTGGCAAATTTCTATTGGATacttttaactttataataacTTACGGTATATATTCAGATAGTTGTCCACCGATAAATAACGCTGGACCAAAGTACTTTTTATTCTTCATTTTCGGAAaagatgatatatttttaaaatcttttattaatacatcAAGGTTACAGGACCATCCTATTAACCCATtggattttaatattatatttgatagTATATTATTCATCAAAGTATCGTCATATTGTATGATGGTCTTTAGCTTTTTCTTGACATGCCGTTTTGCTGTACAAATCTTCTTCTGttctttgaaatttatttctttaatgaTTGCTAAAACTTTTGTGAATTCTTTCAGATGATTGCAAGTAGATACCGGAGATATATCCACAATCAACAAACCTGCTACTTTCTCCGGCTAcaacaaatataaatcaactttattttgaatacaaaaAGTTTAGGTCACATGGCAACCCATAAATTGCACGTTAATACTTTTACATATTGTAACGAGTTAAACTTCTGAACACACCattataatttctattttCAATATCATCTCGTACTTACGTCTATCAATGAAACACACATCGACGCTCTACCTCCCATCCCATGACCAACTATACTCGCTTTATCTACAgatagttttttaaataatttcaatatatcGTCAGCCATGTCTTCATACTTATGGGAACTAGCATGAGGGCTGTCTCCATGATTACGCAAATCCACAGCAACAACCGATCGCTTGGTCATATTCACCATAGTTTTACCAAGACTGTCCCAGTGTTTTTTCGTCCCTAAAAGGTCG
Protein-coding sequences here:
- the LOC123700283 gene encoding putative nuclease HARBI1 → MANILFSDDSDDSDMELLALLSDSDTETDSEADEERQRASARRIKRVNYMQSLDDAEFTFRFRLSKTVVNTLLTQLMPLVRVTSTRNHGVSPLHQLLLTLRFYALGTMLISVADFVGVSTSTAGRIVRDISSAIASLYDEYIAVHQQSAEKFYRIARFPRVLAAIDCTHIRIQSPCQIIGEEFRNRKGYFSLNVQAICDADLRFMNVVARWPGSTHDATIFNNSVLRAQCDAGLFGNRWMLGDSAYPNRSYLLTPVLNPVNEAEQRYNEAHIRTRNTIERTFGVWKRRFPVVALTLRLSLPKAQAVIIATAVLHNICRNNNLQELSSEVDLPPEDTNFIDLNSEVTDVQQRAVLISNYF
- the LOC123700413 gene encoding protein ABHD11-like, which gives rise to MTPLFLSKLANKVFFLKCLPLTKYDQSRSAVDLVYKVHGNENYNVAPVIIIHGLLGMKKNWESVSKRINESSSKTVIAVDVRNHGESPHTESHTYMELASDISKLIAKLSIKSSHIIGHSMGGRTGMVLALTEPALVESLIVVDISPVSTAGILNDFFPKLIGVMKAVNFKGVNNISNARSIAKDNLVKSGLVKAESSGFLLINVGLKPDGSYGWLCNLDALNKHFTDIATFPSGLAGKQYSGPTLFIGGEESNYLPREDLPGIKKYFPNAKLEYIKDVGHNVHAEDPNAFLEIVLKFFS
- the LOC123700321 gene encoding protein ABHD11-like; the encoded protein is MTVYAICKSQLKIIPKFPLHSIRTAVKLSYKIFGESEVDPDDPPIFLFHDLLGTKKHWDSLGKTMVNMTKRSVVAVDLRNHGDSPHASSHKYEDMADDILKLFKKLSVDKASIVGHGMGGRASMCVSLIDPEKVAGLLIVDISPVSTCNHLKEFTKVLAIIKEINFKEQKKICTAKRHVKKKLKTIIQYDDTLMNNILSNIILKSNGLIGWSCNLDVLIKDFKNISSFPKMKNKKYFGPALFIGGQLSEYIPPDDLNGIREMFPRAVISYIPQTGHSLHIDDPKSFLEVAIAFLRTNE